Within the Candidatus Lokiarchaeota archaeon genome, the region CATTCCTGCCGCCATCACTTGATACACCATTCACTAACAAGGAACTTGCAGCAGCTACTGGGTATGCTAAAAGGTTAGCCCAGAAAATTACCTATTGTTTGAGAAAAATGGGTGTTCTTCGAGTGCCCAGAAAGAGAGGCAGAGCATATCTTCATGAGATTCCCGCCGCCTATTCAAGCAACAGATAGAGAAGCATCATGCAGACCATATAGACACCCTTTTTAGGGTAGAGAATATTAACTATAGTGAAAAGACAATGAGTGACGAGCTGAAGCCTTCCGAAACCATTGATTGTGTGGGGCTTTATTGCCCTCAGCCACTGTTTCAAACTCGAAAAGCCATTGATAATCTCAAATCCGGCGAAATACTCGAAGTTCTGGCTGATGATCCTGGTGCCGAAAGCGACCTGAAAAGTTTCGCCAGACGAACAGGACACAGAATCGTTCTAACGGAAAGATTAAGCGAGGGAATATTACGTTTTCTAATAGAAAAAGAATAAAAATTCGTGGAGTGTGTCCGAAAAAATGAAACATGCTTATCTTGATTATCAATCGGCAAAACCGGTTGACCCCAGAGTAGTTGATGCGATGCTTCCTTATTTCACTGAGAAATTTGGTAATCCATCAGCCCTCCACGAAGTTGGTGATCAGGCAACAGAAGCCCTAGAAAGCAGTAGAAGACAGATTCTAGAGTTCATCAACGGAGAAGATGGGGATATTGTTTTCACTTCAGGAGCAACAGAATCCATCAATCTAGGAATCATTGGGTATGTTCGCCGAAACCGCAGAAAAGGCAGACACATTGTAATATCGGAAATCGAACACATTTCGATCAGAAATATCGCCAAGTACCTGGAAAGCAAAGGATTCAGTGTCTCCAGAGTGCCTGTTGATCAATATGGCATGGTTCAACTGGAGAAACTTGAACGCAGATTGACAGATGAAACCATTCTCGTTTCAGTCGGTTACGCCAACAACGAGATAGGTACCATCCAACCGATAAAAGAAATCGGTGAAATGACGAAGGAGCGAGATATCGGCTTGCATACAGATGCGGTTGCTGCAGAAGGTCTTGTTGACCTCGATGTTGAGCGAGATAACATAGATCTCATGACATTATCATCAAACGATATCTATGGACCAAGAGGCGCAGGCGTGCTCTACTACGGACCACGATCAAGGCCTAATCCCGTGATGTTAGGAGGAGGACAAGAGGGTGGACTTCGTTCAGGTACTGAGAATATGCCAGCAATCGTTGGAATGAGTGAAGCTACAAGAATCATGGAGACGGAAATGGATTCCGAGGTAAAGAAACTACAAAGCTATCGTGATAAGCTCATTGACGGAGTGCTTGACAACATTCCCGATTCACATCTAAATGGCCATCCCACCAAACGGTTAGCAAACAACGCACATTTCAGATTTGATGGGGTGGAGGGGGAAGCAATACTGCTTTCATTCAAAGACAAAGGAATCTCAGTATCAACCGGATCAGCATGTACTTCCAAAACACTTCAGCCCTCTCACACACTGATTGCCACAGGGCTTCTGCATGAAGAAGCACATGGTTCATTACAGTTTACAGTAGGAAGATTCACTGAAGATGATGATGTGAAACGGGCTCTTGAAGCTACGCCCGAGATAATCAGAAGGCTAAGAGAAATGTCGCCAATATATGAGAACAAAGAAGGTGCATACTAGATGAAATCCACGCAGTATTCGGAAAAGGTGCTTGACCACTTTCAGAACCCTAGAAATGTCGGAACGCTAGAAGGAGAAAACGTCGCAGTAGGAAGAGTAGGCAATCCTACCTGCGGAGACTTAATGGAAATGTTCGTTAGAATAAAACATAACCTCATTGAAGATATCAAATTTCGTACCTTCGGTTGTGGGTCTGCTATAGCCACCAGCAGCATGATCACAGAGATGGTGAAAGGGAAGACTATCGAAGAAGCTAAAAGAATCACCAGACAGGATGTTGCAGACGAACTTGATGGTCTACCAGCTATCAAAATGCATTGTTCCAATTTGGCATCCAGAGCCCTCCACGAGGCCATACGCCAGTATGAGAAAGGAGAAGGCGAAGAAGTAGAATCAAAGGTAGAACCCTGTCAGAAGGAGCAGATAGCCGGGTTGGAGGAATTCATTGGAAAGGGACTTTATCGAGAGGTAGAGAATGTGGAGAACTTGAAAGACAAGAGAATCCTCCTTGTTCATAGAGATGATTCATCCATAGAAATGGCAATCAAGCTTACCGGATACTCTGATCGTGTTGTGCTCATGACATGTGCAGATACCTTTCAGACAACGGAGGACTTGGAGGAAGCTCTGGAAGAGTCATCAGTCAAACTACTGAGAGAATCTCAGCTCTTGGGTGTATCTGGTGAATTTGAAGTTGAAAAAGCCAAGATTCGTGATTTGGACGATGACGATGAATATGAGCTCTTCACTGATGCAGTTATTATTGGCAAATAGACAAGTCTAGTTCGAAATCATCACCAGAATGGCAGTTGTCTGGCTGTCACGAAAAGCAAGATGATTCCAAGGATAACAAAAATCCCAATCACATATCTTGCTGGGCCAAGAGCCTCCACCTTTTCTTGCATTCTTTGCATGCCGCGCCATCGAGGTGATGATTCATACAGGGATTTTTGATAGTTCTCGTACTTGCCTTCTTTCCTGCATTTCATTTTTGGGTTCTCATAGCGAAAAGCTTGGTTCGTTTTATATGACAGGAGAGGTTGAACAAAATCACGACTTCTAATCGCTCAAGAAATACAGATAATTCCAAACCGGATTTTGTTATACACCATACTTCTCCGCAATTGCAGGATCATAAGCGGCTCTTCTCCCAAGGCACTTCTCCCGCCCACAAATTTGACATGTATAGAATGGTTCTTCACTCCTGAAGTAGAAACCCGATATTGATTTTCGTGGGTACATTACCAGATTCTCTTCCAACTCCACGCCAATTTTCTCACGAACATCTCCCAGTAATCGGAATAGCTCCCGTTGTCTTTCCAGCTTGAAATCGTCGACGGAGCCAGGGCTGTACCATGATAGATGAGCCCCCCCTGAAAGCATTTCTAGATGATGCTTCAGCTGGTCAGAAGCTTGCAGCAAAACGTAATCCCCAAGGTATTCATAGCAATACTGTTTGAGAGCATCCTCTGTTCGTCTTGCCTGCTTCTCAACAGCGTCACCAATCGTCATCACAAAAGGAAATATGGTATCAGACTTGGTGAGTTCGGATGCAAGAACATTGCTCTGGAAATGTATACCCGATATTACGATAAACCCATCTCCAATCTCTTCAATCCGACAGCGTTCCCAGACAGCCCTCGGTTCTGCAAGTTCCTGAACTTGTTCGAGTATGGATGGAAAATCCGCTTCTTCTGCTTGGCCTTCACTCAATCTCAGCTTGTTCCTAGAAATCTCCGGGTTAATATTAGCATTCATTTTAAAGATTGCCATGAATTTTTTCCCAAGAAATAAATATCTGAACATAAAAAAACACTTACTAAATTAGGAGTCATTCGAATATATGAAATTACGGCAGAAGATGCTTGCATCAGCTGTCGTGATTCTCTGTCTAACTATCAATCCCTTCTTAGTAAGCTTGAAGGCGGGTGCGATAATGACAGAAACCACCAAAGCACGCCCTACTTCTGTTAGGAATTGGGGGAAAAAAGGTGTTGAAAAAAGAGTCACGATACTATATGATGCAAATGACCATACAGCAGAAAGGACCGCACAAGAGCTGATTCAAAAGCTATCACGGTCCGACTTAGAGATTAACGAACAACCTATACGAACACCAAGGGACCTAGAACAACATCTGGCTGGTTCGTGGATGAATATCTATGTCATGCACGGAACCAAAGAGGGTATCACTCTTGATCATGATGAATTGTCATGGGATGAGTTAGCTATCCTTCTGGAAAACTCAGAGGTGTCTCATCACCTTTTTGATACTTGTTACTCAAATATCTTAGAGCAAAAAGTGGAGGACAAGGAAGTCTTTGGACTCACAGGCCAGGTGGACGCAAAGGTTGCACTACTTGGCATTCTATGCAAAGTATACGAGACCTTGGACGGGTCTTCAGATTCAGAACAACAGACTCTCGCAGATTCCATGTTGGATGTAACTGCGAAGTACTTACTGCTTAACTTAGATGTAATATTGCAGCGCTCTTTTTATCCTCAAGAACCGATGGACGGTTTTCAAGTCGATTTGAAGGGGAACGAGACCAATTCAAGAGGTCCATGGGGGTGGATCATCTTTGCTTTCAAAACCCTCCTCATGGCCAGCAAACTGTACAGCGGTGACTGGTATGATGCTGATCCCAACAAGCTCGAGTTTGATAAAGACGCAATCAACACTGGTACCACTGACAAGGGTGATATGTCACTCAATGACCTCAGCAAGGGAAACGACAAAACAGGCGAGTTCCCATTTGACCTCCCATTCACAGTAGATGTGGATCCCAGAGTGGGCTCTGGCCCGTGGTATATGCCAGACTACGTGGATCTCACGATATCTGTGAAACCCAAGGATGGCAAGCTGGACTTGGCCGAAGTTTTAGGGCTAAAGAAAATGGTCCAGGCTGCAGGATATGACGTATCAATCACATTAGACCCGAGCTTGGAAGCCACTATACGGATTGGGAACTTCATCGATCAGATGGAGAATCTGAATCCTGCCATTGATGGCAACCCGTTTCAGTTCATGGGTGGAAAATTCTCAATAGACTTCGGGCTTAAGCTAGGTATACCAGTAGCCGTGGTCCTCGATTATATCATCCCAAGCGTGGGCTCAACAATTGCTAAGGTTCTCGACATACTCAACATAAAGGTGAACTTCGTAAACTATCTCAACCTCGTCCTCGGCATGAACTACAACACAACCACTGAAGCATCGAACATGAATGTTCTACTGGGTGCCGGAATCGGGATGGACATATCAATCAGTTTGCCTTCACCAAAGGAGTACATAAAACAAGCAACCGGCGTCAGTTTGCCACTTGATTTCATTGAGCTGGGTGCGGATCTAAGTGTGATCACAGGCCTAGCTGCTGAAGGAAACTTCGGAACCGACGGAATCTTCTTCAAAGTTGGACTGCTATACAAGATTTTCTTCAAGTTTTATGCTTCCCTCCTGTGGATATTCAAGTTCAGCATCAGTAAGAGGTGGGAGGACAAAATCCTCTACAAACTTCCCATAACTTTTGGCGGAAGCAACCCACCTCCGGAAAAAAATACGAACCTAGACCTAGACGACGATGGGCTCTGGGATAACATGGAAGATAGACTAGGCTTAGACAAAACAGTCCCAGACACCGATGAAGACGGCATCAGTGATGGCAACGAGGTCATCCATACATTCACTGACCCACTGAAAAAGGACTCAGACGGCGATGGGCTAGGTGATGGATACGAGATGGCCCGTTTCTACTGGGCTGGCCTCGACCCACTTGCAGACTACGATAACGACAACAAGTCCTGTCTGCTCGACCCAGACTCTGATAATGATGGGCTAGATGATAGATGGGAGTTGCTGGGGAACGGCAGTACCTACTGGGACGAAGTTATCAAGACCGATCCCTCGCTCAAAGATACGGACGCCGATGGTTTTAGCGACTATGAGGAATGGCAATTCGCTGGTCCTAATAGAGAACAACCGCACCCCCATCCACTAAAATGGGACTCTGACAACGATACGCTCAACGACAAGTTCGAATATGATTGGTATCGCGATCATTTCGAGTTCAATAATACAGCCTCGATTCTCTACATCTTGACCACTGACATAGATGAAGACCTCTTGATAGACGGCGAAGAATACAACTATGGAACCGACCCAACAGACATCGACACAGACGGAGACTATGACCAAAACAATGACAACATCATCAGTTCCTCGGAGAAAGAGGAAGCAATCAACAACGGTACGTACGGAAACTTCACTGACTGGGGCGAAATCCAAGGGAATTACTGGAGTCAGTGGCCGTGGAATATCAGCAGCTGTAAACCACCGAACCCAACACCAACAAATCCGCTGAAAGCAGATACTGATGGCGATGGTTTGTCGGACGTTATCGAGTATACTGAAGGAAGCAAACCATTCAAACTCGACCATGATTCAGATGGGCTCTACAACGTTCCTGATGCTATCGATTTCCACGCAAACTGCTCTGACCCGGATACTGACGACGACTATCTCCTGGACGGTGACGAGGTCAACTACTTCAACCTGACACGAGGTATATCTAACGAGACCATCCAAAACGAGCAGTACCTCAATAATTCAGACATCGATGATGACCTCATTCTGGATGGCCTTGAGCTCAGGGTTGGAACCGACCCGCTTGATAATGATACAGATGGCGATGGTCTTGAAGACGGTATGGAGCTTCTTCACGGTACGAATCCGCTGGTAATGGACTCGGACGAAGACAATCTGCTAGACGGAGAAGAGGTCCATGAGCATCAGACGAATCCGCTCAAGAAAGATACTGACAACGATGGGCTCAGTGACGAATTCGAGGTGCAGGAACAGAGTCTATACATTGTTGGTGACGTGGACAACAAGTTCTACTACTTCACGGATCCAAATGATCCAGATAGTGACGATGACGGTCTTACGGACGGCGAGGAATACTTTGGTTGGAACTGGGCCATCAACCGGACAGTGGCAACCAACTCCACCGTCATCAGCGAGCCAACCCAAGAAGAGGGCGACGATATCATTCTGAAACCGTTCTACGGAGCTCCAGACCCATATCGTGCTCGATTCCAAACTCATCCTGCCAACAACGATACCGACTATGACGGTCTGGTTGACGGGCTTGAGAAGAAGATGGTGCTATCGCCACTCACAGCTGATACCGACGCTGATCAGTGGCCGGACTTCGAAGAAATCGAGCATATGACCAACGGGTTCTCCAAGGATTGGAGAGATGTGCCCGACATATGGCACTATCTCGACTATGACAAAGACAAGCTCAGTGACCTCAATGAATTCACCAATGGTACAAGCGTTCTAACGAACGACACAGATGGCGACGGATTAAGCGATTATACCGAGATATGCGTACCAATATCAACCGGGACAGCATCCTTCGGCACTGAAACGCTCTACGAGAATGTCACTGTCAGCACGAACACAACAGACCCAGCAAACAACCTGTACACCGATGCTCTTGTGGCTGATACGGACGGCGATGGTTTGACAGACCACTATGAGATCAATAATGGAAGCAACCCATTGGTAGCAGATTCGGACGCTGACGGTTTGACCGACTATGAGGAGCTGGAGGTCTACAAAGCACAGCAAGGAACCTATGACAACGAGACCATGACCCTTGATCCCAATTCCAATGATACAGATGCTGACGGGATATCTGACTTAGCCGAGGTTGATTTCTTTGAGGAGAGGAAGACTGAAACTAGCAATCCCGCGCTCGGCCCGCTGGGCGACTTCGACAGTGATGGAGTCAAGAACATCTTCGACTATGATTCAGACGATGATGGCATTTATGACGGCTTCGAGTACCTCCACTACAATTCCACCTCTTGGCCATGGCATCCGATTGGTACTGACCCGTTTGATTCAGACCAGGATTCCGATGGCGTGGTTGACGGTATGCAGACCGATTTCGATGGAGATGGGCTGAAGGACAAGGTTGAGCTTGTTCTGCAGATTCCAGGCTATACGTATACCACACTTGGTGACGAGAACACGACAGTCAGAGGATATAGTCACTTGGTCAACCATACGCTCTGTGCCTCCAATGACACGGATGGCGACGGATTCGATGATGGGCACGAGATAAGCCTCGGCTCGGATCCGCTGGATGATGCATATCCGTCATTCA harbors:
- a CDS encoding aminotransferase class V-fold PLP-dependent enzyme, translated to MKHAYLDYQSAKPVDPRVVDAMLPYFTEKFGNPSALHEVGDQATEALESSRRQILEFINGEDGDIVFTSGATESINLGIIGYVRRNRRKGRHIVISEIEHISIRNIAKYLESKGFSVSRVPVDQYGMVQLEKLERRLTDETILVSVGYANNEIGTIQPIKEIGEMTKERDIGLHTDAVAAEGLVDLDVERDNIDLMTLSSNDIYGPRGAGVLYYGPRSRPNPVMLGGGQEGGLRSGTENMPAIVGMSEATRIMETEMDSEVKKLQSYRDKLIDGVLDNIPDSHLNGHPTKRLANNAHFRFDGVEGEAILLSFKDKGISVSTGSACTSKTLQPSHTLIATGLLHEEAHGSLQFTVGRFTEDDDVKRALEATPEIIRRLREMSPIYENKEGAY
- a CDS encoding iron-sulfur cluster assembly scaffold protein encodes the protein MKSTQYSEKVLDHFQNPRNVGTLEGENVAVGRVGNPTCGDLMEMFVRIKHNLIEDIKFRTFGCGSAIATSSMITEMVKGKTIEEAKRITRQDVADELDGLPAIKMHCSNLASRALHEAIRQYEKGEGEEVESKVEPCQKEQIAGLEEFIGKGLYREVENVENLKDKRILLVHRDDSSIEMAIKLTGYSDRVVLMTCADTFQTTEDLEEALEESSVKLLRESQLLGVSGEFEVEKAKIRDLDDDDEYELFTDAVIIGK